From the Neobacillus sp. PS3-34 genome, the window GCGGCTTTTACATCAGACAGCCTTGACTTCTCCAAGTCAGCAATCAGCACCTGGTCCAGCGCCGGAGGCACCAGAGAAAAACGAAGTGACTCAATGCCAGCTTCCATAATGGAGGCAAACTGCTTTATCGAGACAGATTCTTCACCAAGTATTTCTACGTATTGGTCCAATAAATTAATGACAGCATTCCAAACCTGATCATGCTCCCGTGCTTTTACGAGATTGCCTACCTCTTCAGCCTGGTTTTTCCATTGCTCAAGCTTTGAAGGTACATCTAGTTCTTCAAGATAAAGATAGACTGCTTCACAAAATTTCCGTCCGCTGTCTGCCCTTTTAAGGCGCCTTGAGAGACGCAGAATCGGTGCTGTCACCATCAGCCTCAGTTCATTCAGTTCCTGTTCGAGTTTTTTTTCCGCACCAGTCTGGACGTTTGTCTCCATTTCAAGGCCTCTGAACCTTTTATAACCCCATCGATCCTTTTTAGTCCATTTATCTCCTTTAATCCCATATGCAAGGACATAGTTTTCAAGCTTGTCCATCTGTCCCCTGAGTTTGTCTGCATTTTCCTGGAGCGGATATAAAAGCTCTGTTTTTACTGCACGGAAAACGGGTTCATAACGCCAGTTTGCATTAACAATTTCGAGAGTTGACCTGATCAATTCAACAAGCGGATGATTAAGCATGGTTCTTTTTTGATCGATAAAGTAAGGAATTTTATAATCATAGAACACAGGTTCAAGTATGTCATGATAATCCTGCCCATTTCTCACCAAAAGGGCAATATCCCGGTAACGATATCCTTTTTCTCTCACAAGGAGCTGTATCTCCCTTGCTATTCCTTCCACTTCTGCCCTTCTATTTGCAGCCCCGCAAATATGGATTTCAGTTTCTCCTTCAAATGGGAGGTGAGGAATTGACTCGAACTGAGCCTCTAAGTATTCCAGCGATGGGTGATTCCATCTTTTTTGTCCAGACAGATGTACTGGCTGCTCCATTTCAATGCGGTGTGTTTTTGCGAGTTCGCTAATCGACTGCCACATTTCTCCGGCCTGCCGGAACAGATGTAGTTCGTCAGAAATATTCCCTTCAAGACTGTCTCCCGTCAAGGCAATAGTCACTCGTTTGCAATTCTTCATCAATTCCGCAATAACGCTGTATTCCTGTGGGGTAAAACTGTAAAAACCGTCAATGTAAATCTCTGCGTCTTTCAAATAATCCGAGGCTGCAGCCTTTTCGGAAAGCAGACGAAAGTAATCCTCTGAATCTATATATTTGCCAAATGTAGCTTCTTCAAAATTCTTATAAATAATTTCAAGATCATGCAGTTTATCCTGAAGTGATTTTCCGCTTACCGTTCCAAGCAGTTCCTCCGGCTTAACGCAGTATCGTTTAAATTCCGTAACCATCTGCTCGACCTGCTGAATAAATCCGTTTTTATCTGCAGCCCTCTGAAAAAGGGTTAAATGTTCTTTTTGGTCCTCAATAATCTTTCGAATCAACATGCTTAGGCCGACACTGTCCAGGTGGTAGCGGCTGAATCCGCCAGTTTCCTGAAGAATCCTCCATGCTAGGCGAGAGAAACTGTATACCTGTGCCCTGATCATTCCGCCTAATTCGCTGTCGGCTGTCAGGCGATATTCAGATAAGAAGGTCATCTGTTCTGGAACTAAGTAAATAATTGGCGGACCATCCGGATGCTCCAGGAGCATTTCCTTTATTTCTTTCAGGCACAAAGCGGTTTTGCCGCTTCCAGAGCGCCCCATCAACAATCTTAAAGACATGATATTACCTCCGCTTTCCACTCGATCCTTGTCTGTTTTCAATAACTTTATTTTAACATAAAAAGGGGTACAAATGTTTGGATATAGATTCATCATTTTAGGGAATTATTGTTAAGAGAATGGAACAAGTTTCAAAAAAAAGAAGCCCGGCAAGCCGAACTCCTTTCTATCATTTCGAATTCTGCTTCCGCCACTCGTTCCGAAGCAGTCCATATAGAAACATATCATGCCGCTTGCCATCCCTCTCCAGAAATTCGCGATATGTTCCTTCCTTCTGGAAGCCAAGCCTCTCATACATAGCAATCGCTTTCTGATTATATGCAAAAACAGTGAGCTGAAGCCTATGAAGGTTCAGTTCATTGAAAGCATAATAGATGACTTTTTCCATTGCCTCTTTTCCAAAGCCCTTCCCATGGTTTGTCTCATCGCCAATCATGATTGAAATCCAGCCGACACGATGATTCCACAGGATTCCTTCTAATTCTGCATATCCAATCAATTGCTTTTTGTCGATAGAGCGTATCGCAAATCGGAATTTATCTGACCCTGTTTCCTTTATCCAGTCCTCCCACTCATTTACTCCTTTAAATTTCATCGGTAATGCGTCAAAACTTCGCATAACATGTTCGTTTCCCTGCCATTCCATCAAAGCAGGAACATCAGTTAGTGCTAAACTATGCAGATATATTTTTTCCCCTTTTAAGAAAGAACTAGAACTTAGCATCGGTTTTCCTCTCTCGAAAATTTTATTCTTTTAAAACGAAACACCCATCTCATTAATCGGCCAGTACCGTAGATTCACTTTTCCTACCACCTGATTAGTGGCAATGAAGCCAAAATGCCTGCTGTCCCAGCTCTCTAGGCGATTATCGCCCATAACAAAAAGCTTTCCTGGCGGCACCGTTCCTACACCAGTAATTTCTTTTAAAGTGAAATCTCCAGTCAATTTTCTCCCGGGGATTTTTTTGCGATAAACCTCTAAAAACGGCTCCTCAAATTTATGGCCATTGATATACAGCTGGTCATTCAAATATTCGATTTTATCACCTGGAACCCCGATGATTCTTTTTACATAGTCTTCCTTTTTATTTGCATGGAAAACGATGACATCAAATCTATCCAGATTGCCTAAATCAAAACCAAGCTTATTAACGACCAACTTATTCCCTTCCTGCAGGGTGGGCATCATGGATTGCCCTTCCACGATATAATTGGAGAAAAAAAAGGTTCTTATAAAGGCAAAAATGATCAGCCCAATACCAAAAGCCTTTACCCACTCCATTCCTTCCTTCTTCCATTCCACTTTCATTCCATCTCTCCCTTTCCATCTATTTTCATCCAGGATGTTCGCTATTAGTTTTCTTATTTAATTTTACTTCCAGTTTTTTTCCCGCATACCAGAGAATGAAAATAGCAGCTAAAACAATTACCGCTCTGGACGGCTGAGTAAGCATAGAGCGTACATCATGGCCGACAAAACTGATGGTAAATATCATCACCATTTTCCCTGCAGACACAGCAAGTATATATTTAAAAGCACTAACTTTGGATAGCCCTGCTACAATATTTACAACAGCTGAAGGTGTAAAAGGAAAACAAAAGAGCAGAAAAAGTGGTCCAAAACCATGACGGTCTAACCAATCCATCCATTTTTTTATATGTGAATGGTTCTTCAAAAAAGAAAGCAACCTTTTTTGCCCAAATTTACGGAAAATCAAAAAAACGAGGAATGCACCAAGACATGCACCAATCTAGGAATAAAGGAAACCTAGCCATAATCCATATGCACTTGCATTTGCCATAACAATTAAAAATAAAGGAAGAAAGGGTATAATTGCTTCAAGAATGGGAAGCAAAATCCCAGTTAGAGGGCCAAATGAACGGTATTCACGAATCATTTCCATTACATTTTCTAAAGTAAATGAGGCTGTGATTGCTTCAAAATCCATTTGGCACCCTCCCATTTTGAGTTTTTATCCTAGAAAAATCACTGTGAAATAAATTGATGCAACGCTTCCCGATTTTTCTCTACATCAATTTTCAGCACTGAACCTTCCCCATAAATTCTTGGCTCAGTAAAACTGTTATCAACAGGAATCCTTAGAGTTTTTAGGCTTCCCTCGTCTTTTGTTAAGAAATCTTTCGCCATAAATAATATATCTGTTGTATCCATGTTAGTGTTTACATATGGAGCGACAACTCCTATTAATTTAGGCAGCTTTGGAATCGTTTTGATGCTTGACAATTGTTCTCTTAGTGCCTGAACTACCTGCTGCTGCCGCTTTACCCTACCAAAATCACCGATTCGATCATGGCGGAACCGTACATATGCAAGCAAATGCTTTCCATCAAGCTTCTGAACACCAGGCTGCAGGGTATATGCTATATATTCAGACATTTTTTTCTCAACATTTATTTCTACACCGTCAGGAAAAGCCTCGTCAATCAATTGAACAAATCCCTGAAAATCAACTATGACATAATACTGCAAATCAATATCAAAGTTTTCTTTGATCGTCTGTCTCATCAGTTCGGGGCGTTCCCCGGGCAAACGCCGAGTTGATTTTGTGTTTCCCATGTCCCGGAATATCTACATAAGAATCGCGCATAATCGATGTAAGCTTAAATGTCCCTTTACCTTCATTGTAATGTGCAATCATAATTGTATCGGCTCTAGAATTTCCCTTTCCTTTTGTATCGCTTCCGAGCAACAGAATATTCGTATCACCGTATTGATCTTTTTGTCCTTCAAACTTATATTCCTGTGTGTCTTTTTTCTCAATCTTTTTCATTGATTGAGATACCCCTTGCTTATACTGATAATAAGAATAGGCTAAGGTTGTTCCGAATATTAACAAAAGTAAAAGCAAGAACGTTTTCCACTTTTTTCCTTTATTTTTTCCTTTTTTAGTCTCATGTCGTTCTGATCTCATCCTTAGATCCTTCCAATCACAGGTTATTTTCATTTATTTGACTAATTTTCACCCTAAAGGTTTCTTCCTATTATCATTTTCCCCTACCCAGTTTGCTTCTATAAAAAACTTTCTCACATAGTGGAGTATTTTGGCAACAAAAAGCCGCAAAGGTTTGTGCTTTGCGGCTTTTGTACATGTTAATTCAAGTATTGGCCAAACCAGTCTGCTATATAGTTTAATCGCGCAACCCTTAACCCCGGTTTTCCGCTACGTGAAAGCTCATGGTTTTCTTCAGGGAAGCGTATGAACTTCGTTGGTTTCTTTAACCTTTTTAAAGCAATGAATAGCTGTTCCGCCTGTTCAATTGGGCAGCGATAGTCCCTTTCACTATGCAGGATCAATAAAGGTGTGTCGACCTTATCCACATATGCAAGAGGAGAATGCTTCCAGAGCTTTTCGATATCGCTTAAATCAGATTCGATTTGCCACTCTGTGAAGTAATAGCCTATATCGCTTACACCATAAAAACTAATCCAGTTGGAAATGGAGCGCTGGGTAACAGCCGCTTTGAAACGATTTGTATGGCTGACAATCCAGTTCGTCATAAATCCGCCGTAGCTCCCGCCTGTCACCCCAAGCCTATCTTCATCGATAAAATCATATTTATCCAGTGCATAATCTACTGCATCCATTAAATCCTGATAATCTTTTCCACCATAATCTCCTCTTACTGCGTTGACAAACTCCTGTCCATATCCATGGCTGCCCCGTGGATTGGTAAACAGGACTGCATATCCCTTAGCAGCAAGCATTTGAAATTCATGCATATAGGAATTGCCATACATAGCGTGGGGACCGCCGTGAATTTCCATTATTAATGGGTATTTCTTTCCTTCTTCAAATCCGATCGGCTTTATCATCCACCCATTTATTTTCCAGCCGTCTGATCCTTCAAATTCAAATGGTTCTGCATCGGCTATTTCAATGCCCTTAAGAAAATCCCCATTAATATCAGTCAGTTTTTCCAAATTGCCATCGGATACATTCAGTAAATATAAGTCGCCGGTTTCAGACGGTTTACTTATAGCTACCACAGCCTGATGGTCTTTCCCGTTGAGGGCCAATCCATAAACATGCTGTTGATCCAGAAGTGCAGGATACATTTCACCATCCAGGCTTCCGTAATACACAATGGTATTACCATGGTCTGTTGCTAAAAAGTAAAAGCTTTTACTGTCATCTGCCCAAAGAACACCCGGTGTCACCGCCCCCTGCTGGAAATCTCCAATTACGATATCCCCCGCAGCGATATCTGATCCTTCTGAAAAGCAGGTAAACACGCCTGACTCTATTTGATAAATCCATAATTTCGGGAGGGTAGCATTATGGAATTCCTTTTCATGCCCAATTATTCCAAGAGTTTGACCATCTGGAGACCAGGTTACATTCCCGAAATAGCCTGTTCCATTCGTTAGTTTCGTAAGTTTTTTGGTTTTTGGCTGCAGCAAATAAACATCCTGTACAAAGGAGGCATCGGAATCTTCTTCAAGATCTGCGCCAATAGCAATATTTTCTCCATCCGGGGACCAGCTGTAAAGCTGATAATCATGAGGTCCTTCAGTCAATTGCACCACATCACCAGAATCCACGTCAGCTACGCCAATGTGTTTGTAATTTCCTTTCCAGAAACCTTCCGCATCCGATTTATATTTCATTTTCGTCACTTCAAGCGGTAGCAGCTTATCTTCTGCCTTCTTTTCTTCCTTGTCTAAGATCGTTTTATTTCCTGCCGCTGATGCAGAAAACGCGATTCTTTTTCCGTCTGGAGACCATACTGGATTGCTGGCTCCATTTTCAATGAAGGTAATTTGCTTTGCTTCTCCGCCATGGGCAGATAATATGTATATTTGGTTTTTACCTGTCCTAGAGGACACAAAGGCAATGCTTGTACCATCTGGAGACCAGCGTGGGGAATGATTTCTTCCTTTTCCTGAAGTCCATTGCACCGGCTTTGTTTTTTTAGAAACATCCATAAAATAAATATGGGAGAAGTATTCATCCGTTTCTTGGTCTATTGCTGTTTGAACATATACACAAAGGCTTCCATCTGGAGAGAGCCTTGGGTCAACAGCTGATTTCAGTTCATACAGGTCCTCTGCCTTTATTCCTTTTCTTTCGCTCACTTGAATCCCACCTTATTTTGATTTCTCTTCACTACATTTATTTCGCCAATAGAAATATTTCCCCTTCTAATATTACATAAATAAAAGGCATATTCTAAAAGTGAATATTGCCTTTCATTTGTTTTTTTTGTATGATATTAACACGAACAAGTGTTCTGTAAATATTTTTGAAGGAGCAGGGAGCGATGACTAGGATTCCAGAGAACGACCGTAATATCATGGAGAAAGCGATCTATTTGCCTATGGTTCTAATCATCTTAAACCGGGATATCTCGGTGGTCAATGAAAGTTCCTTCAAGCTCAAAAAGCCATATTTGGAATTAATTGAAGCAACGATGAAAGAAATTCAGAGGGAATTGGCTGAGGTGAAAAAATATATGAATGCCCATAAATTAAAAGTTATTGAGACTAAACGGGACGACGCCTTTACAATGTTTTTATTTTTGTATAAAGGTTACGAAGAACAACATAATTACTTTAATCCGCGCATTCGAAATAAAGTCCAGGAATTAATGGAATATTATTTTGTCAAACGGCATCAGTCCCGTATTGAAGTGAAACTGCAGCAGTAATATTTATTCTTCTCTAGAATTGGTATTTTTTCCGTATCTGTGCTGGGCTTCTGAGGCTTCCAAAAATGTAGGGCGCTGTTTTAAATAAAAGGTTTTCCGTTCCATTGAATCGATTCGTTGCATCAACTTTGTCCGTAATAAAGCTGTCCTTAGCAGCTGATTTTCAAATGAAGTGTAGGAAATAGGAAAAAGATACGATTGTTTATTTTGAAAGGTTACAAGCGTCTGGTTGGAAGAAAAGCGCCGGTGTCTTAATACATTTTCATGTGAAATCCAAATGCATTCAGGCCAACAGGCGAAGTGGTTGGAAAAAAATACATTAAGTTTGTAGAATCTATGACAATAGGCACTTTATGGGTGATGCCCATCAGCAGCTTGCTTCCTTTTTGCCTTCCTTCAAAAGTATTTCCAAAATATTCGCAGCTTCTTTTAATGATTTCCGTCGGCTTGAAGGGCGACAATAGTTCATCTTCGATTTCTACAATTTGTGAATAAATTTTGCTACCATAAATTTCGGGCTTAATAAACATCGTACACGGATTTACCTCATACACTTCATTTAATTTAGACTCCAACCCTTTCACTCCTCTATTTCACATTAGATATTTTCCCTCACAAACTGCCGGAAATTGCCGGAAATTGTAAGATACTTCTTATATTACCATAATAAAAGAAGCGTTTTTCCATTCTTCCAAATAGTTACGAAATTATTCATAAATTAAGCTATTATAAATTATTATCAGAAAATTTTTATAATTCATTGATTTTCTTTCTGAAACTCCATATAATATGAAAAAGCACAGGGGTGATTTTCATGAATGAAAAATCATACACGGATTTAATGAAAATTGGTGCCATGAATCGCATTCAAGCAAAAGAAGCCTTCGTCCGGAACCTTTACATTGAAATGCTGATATCTGAAATTCAATTGACAACAGAAAAAGAGAAATTAATGAAAAAAATCGATCAGGCCATTGATATGAAAGATAAATCCCAATTTATGCTTTTATCAGGACAGCTTGTTGAAATCAACAAACGTTTCGGGACTTAAAAAAACAAGTCAAAGCCCGCGAATCACTAAGGTTCGTGGGCTTTGATAATTTCCGAAAATAAAATTTTATTTCTTTAAACCATTCCGGTGATTGACTTCATACTCCTCCACCATCGAAATCCTCTCCAGCATAGTCGGATGCCCATAGCGGAATATTTTCACAAGCAGCGGCGGATTTACCTGGCTCAGTCCTGAACGGGTAAGCTCCTGAAAAGAGGTGATGGCAGCCTCTGGATCCTTCGTCATGTTCATTGCATACCTATCAGCCCTCGTCTCCTCATAGCGGGATGCAAAATTGCTCAGCGGGCTTGCAACAAACAAAAGCATAGAAAGAATCATCAAAAATAGAGGCAATGAACGGATATCCCTCACATCAGCAATTTTCAGCTCCTTCCCCCACCGAGCTGCGGCCAATTCATCAGGCGATATGTTATATACAAACCGATCAGGGATAAAAGTAAGTAGCCGGCAATTCCATAATATATATGTTTTTCTACGTAATCGGCGATTTCATGGGCCATTATAAACAATATTTGATCCTCAGTCAGCTTATTTAATGTCGTATCCCAAAGTACAATTCTTGAATTAGATCCTATGCCTGTTACATAAGCATTCATTGAGTTCGTCTTTTCTGCCATGTCCACTTCGAACACATGCTCAGCCGGGATTTTCGCTTTGGCTGCCATGGTTAAAATCTTTGTTTCTAATTCTTTATTTTTTAATGGAGAAAAATCGTTATACAAAGGGTCAATCACAACTGGCTGCAAAAACATCATAAAAAGGGTAAAAGGAATGGACAGGAGCCAAGCATACAGCCACCAGCGCTTTTTGCTCTTCTTCATCAGCCAGTACAAAACTGGCACAATAATCAGCATGGTTCCATAATTAAGCCAAAAATCAATCAGCTCATCCTTCATCCAAGATGGAAAGGTTTGCGTAGATATATGATACGTTTTTGATAAGGAATAACTGATATAGCTTATCGGGAAAGTAGCCAGAAAAGCAAAAAAAGACAGCCAGATTAGATAAATAGCTGTATGGGCTATTCTATATTTAGATGATTTTTCAGCCCATCTTTTAAATGCTTTGGAAAGGCCCAGAAGCAAAATCAGAAAGTAAAA encodes:
- the addB gene encoding helicase-exonuclease AddAB subunit AddB codes for the protein MSLRLLMGRSGSGKTALCLKEIKEMLLEHPDGPPIIYLVPEQMTFLSEYRLTADSELGGMIRAQVYSFSRLAWRILQETGGFSRYHLDSVGLSMLIRKIIEDQKEHLTLFQRAADKNGFIQQVEQMVTEFKRYCVKPEELLGTVSGKSLQDKLHDLEIIYKNFEEATFGKYIDSEDYFRLLSEKAAASDYLKDAEIYIDGFYSFTPQEYSVIAELMKNCKRVTIALTGDSLEGNISDELHLFRQAGEMWQSISELAKTHRIEMEQPVHLSGQKRWNHPSLEYLEAQFESIPHLPFEGETEIHICGAANRRAEVEGIAREIQLLVREKGYRYRDIALLVRNGQDYHDILEPVFYDYKIPYFIDQKRTMLNHPLVELIRSTLEIVNANWRYEPVFRAVKTELLYPLQENADKLRGQMDKLENYVLAYGIKGDKWTKKDRWGYKRFRGLEMETNVQTGAEKKLEQELNELRLMVTAPILRLSRRLKRADSGRKFCEAVYLYLEELDVPSKLEQWKNQAEEVGNLVKAREHDQVWNAVINLLDQYVEILGEESVSIKQFASIMEAGIESLRFSLVPPALDQVLIADLEKSRLSDVKAAFVIGVNEGVLPAKMQENGILGDEDREQLEQGLKVAPGSRTRLLDEAFLAYKALTTPSDMLFVSYPMSNSEGKALLPSSYINRLKELFPQRQEHFYAADPAELPAKEQLSFISNVNTALSYLTVQLQLKKRNYPVSDFWWDVYNFYMDSSLKTGAQKVLSSLFYTNNTVQLSKEAADELYGEDIQGSVSRMELFNSCPFSHYVQHGLRLRDRQVFRLEAPDIGELFHAALKQISEIVNEEHISWASLTRNQCESLAKQAVGSLAPRLQNEILLSSERNHYIKRKLEQIITRASLVLSEHAKVSGFAPIGLELGFGPKGDLPPLGFSLRDGRKMQLIGRIDRVDKAEDESGGVFLRVIDYKSSEKDLNLSEVYYGLALQMLTYLDIIMTHSKNLAGVEATPAGVLYFHVHNPIINSTRMLTVDQIEEEILKKFKMNGLLLEDQNVIKLMDNSLETGDSQIISAGIKKDGTLSKRSKVAGKDDFEHLRHYVRDIYQKTGNEIIDGKVNISPYKMKDKKPCAFCSYKSVCQFDESVGDNHFRVLQQKSNETVLDLIRKEEAENHG
- a CDS encoding GNAT family protein, with the translated sequence MLSSSSFLKGEKIYLHSLALTDVPALMEWQGNEHVMRSFDALPMKFKGVNEWEDWIKETGSDKFRFAIRSIDKKQLIGYAELEGILWNHRVGWISIMIGDETNHGKGFGKEAMEKVIYYAFNELNLHRLQLTVFAYNQKAIAMYERLGFQKEGTYREFLERDGKRHDMFLYGLLRNEWRKQNSK
- the lepB gene encoding signal peptidase I; translated protein: MKVEWKKEGMEWVKAFGIGLIIFAFIRTFFFSNYIVEGQSMMPTLQEGNKLVVNKLGFDLGNLDRFDVIVFHANKKEDYVKRIIGVPGDKIEYLNDQLYINGHKFEEPFLEVYRKKIPGRKLTGDFTLKEITGVGTVPPGKLFVMGDNRLESWDSRHFGFIATNQVVGKVNLRYWPINEMGVSF
- a CDS encoding LCP family protein produces the protein MRQTIKENFDIDLQYYVIVDFQGFVQLIDEAFPDGVEINVEKKMSEYIAYTLQPGVQKLDGKHLLAYVRFRHDRIGDFGRVKRQQQVVQALREQLSSIKTIPKLPKLIGVVAPYVNTNMDTTDILFMAKDFLTKDEGSLKTLRIPVDNSFTEPRIYGEGSVLKIDVEKNREALHQFISQ
- a CDS encoding LCP family protein encodes the protein MRSERHETKKGKNKGKKWKTFLLLLLLIFGTTLAYSYYQYKQGVSQSMKKIEKKDTQEYKFEGQKDQYGDTNILLLGSDTKGKGNSRADTIMIAHYNEGKGTFKLTSIMRDSYVDIPGHGKHKINSAFARGTPRTDETDDQRKL
- a CDS encoding S9 family peptidase, whose protein sequence is MSERKGIKAEDLYELKSAVDPRLSPDGSLCVYVQTAIDQETDEYFSHIYFMDVSKKTKPVQWTSGKGRNHSPRWSPDGTSIAFVSSRTGKNQIYILSAHGGEAKQITFIENGASNPVWSPDGKRIAFSASAAGNKTILDKEEKKAEDKLLPLEVTKMKYKSDAEGFWKGNYKHIGVADVDSGDVVQLTEGPHDYQLYSWSPDGENIAIGADLEEDSDASFVQDVYLLQPKTKKLTKLTNGTGYFGNVTWSPDGQTLGIIGHEKEFHNATLPKLWIYQIESGVFTCFSEGSDIAAGDIVIGDFQQGAVTPGVLWADDSKSFYFLATDHGNTIVYYGSLDGEMYPALLDQQHVYGLALNGKDHQAVVAISKPSETGDLYLLNVSDGNLEKLTDINGDFLKGIEIADAEPFEFEGSDGWKINGWMIKPIGFEEGKKYPLIMEIHGGPHAMYGNSYMHEFQMLAAKGYAVLFTNPRGSHGYGQEFVNAVRGDYGGKDYQDLMDAVDYALDKYDFIDEDRLGVTGGSYGGFMTNWIVSHTNRFKAAVTQRSISNWISFYGVSDIGYYFTEWQIESDLSDIEKLWKHSPLAYVDKVDTPLLILHSERDYRCPIEQAEQLFIALKRLKKPTKFIRFPEENHELSRSGKPGLRVARLNYIADWFGQYLN
- a CDS encoding IDEAL domain-containing protein — protein: MNEKSYTDLMKIGAMNRIQAKEAFVRNLYIEMLISEIQLTTEKEKLMKKIDQAIDMKDKSQFMLLSGQLVEINKRFGT